Genomic DNA from Apis mellifera strain DH4 linkage group LG6, Amel_HAv3.1, whole genome shotgun sequence:
CCTGCTAggtagagaaaataataagtcGTGATAATCAATCTCAAATCTCACTCGACGAGTTACTACTGGAATTATTACCACTCGAGGATGAAGTTGATGACGTTCTAGTATTGTTCGATTCATTGGTTGCCCTAAAagcacataaatatatttacgaattctttcaatatttttatagaacgagtaattaaatctttatatattatttttaaataggaaatataaaatgtatataaatgatatacataACTTACCTAAAGAGAGCGACTAAGCTACGTCCTACGGTATTATCCTGATGTACTTCAGTTGAATTCTGACTTCCCAAATGCTGTCTACAAATAGGGCAAGTACCATGCTAAACaacaaaataaggaaaaatatcatggaatattattattggcaAGAAAgagttgtataattttaaattaaaattcatttctttatgcatttttttatttaccaatTCTAACCATGGTACAATGCATGGTGCATGATATAGATGTAAACAAGGAAGTTGCTTAACTGGTTCAGAAAGTTTGAAATCTTCCCAACAAACAGAACATTGAAGTTTACTATCTaagtaatttaatgaaaattttactattaatatttaatttaattttattttttatgaattacaatatatgttttttactTACCAACATGATATTGATTCACAGTTACAGTTGGTATTTCATCAATTTGTTTTCTTGGTAAAGGAGGTGGTCCAGTTCCatcaatttgatttaataattgtgtTACAATCGCATCTAAGCCATCTTGACCCCAAACATAATCTCCAGGATTTCCCAAGAACAGTCTAATATTGAATCTACAttattgtgttttattttagtaatactaaatataaataaaatataatgacttTTATCCTGTGTGAACAagcgttcttcttcttttgctattgtttcattttttatatatatatatatatttttatctatatatctatataaatgaaagtaattttttatttagtacttataatattcttcaatttacAATCCATTGTTTTgtgaataaatgattattattgtacaatgtaatagtatattttagacattaaaattttgcaaaaaagataaattatcataataattttattaaaatatcattaataatatttctgatgtttttataaaacacattcttaaattatttttatttattttaatctaattattttcattttttaacataataagtatatgtataattattatataaatatgtaattattatatgtaatgaaataatatatacatataatttcttcataatatgaaatcaatcaattttatattattttaaaaaaataaatgaatatatatacatatacaaatacgtatatatgcaCATATACACAATacatgcaaatatataaaatgtattattttcatctataaatttataagtttaattgaaatatattttaattataggattttcaataatattaagataataaaaaatgctaAAATACAGAGTGTCTTATAACAGTACAAATTGGATAGGTATCATCATGAttctacataaaaaaataagtagaaaatataaaataaaatttttttatttaaagcttCTTTctgaataaaacaaattaaacaaattttcaaatataattaaaattgattattttttgattataatatatataaactataaatatattaattttacatatgtaaaaataagcaaaaaaatgtagaataaaattttattgtttaacttcttatttttttagagataCATGAACATATAGTCAAGAAGTcaacgaattttcaaattcaattttctcaaactaatttttaaatgaaaaaaatttattctacattttttattttcatatgcaGAATAACCTATAgataattcattcatatttaatcTAGAAATagctaattttaattgtacttgaatatttttcaaactgttttaattttaattttttgaaaataatacttaaaatagaaaaattttattctatattttaattaattttttcagaactatttcttatttatattatacagttAAGACTCactgtatattaaatattttttttaataaataaataaatatatcttaaataaaaaattaaaattagtattaaaaatttgattttaatgtcattaaaattcttattaagaatatataccataacattcttttatataacaaacaaaagaatttgtaaataaattagaaattaaaatttgcttcTAAATTCACTcaggataatatttaatataaataaaattcataaaccaAAACggaatacatataataatttttaaatttatattattcaatttaatatttcatacttattaagaaatatagaaataatataaaattgaatacattcaaatttatatacataaatacataatgaatgatataaataaataaaagacaattatatgcaaaaatagttaaaaaaaattaaattttgtaaaaaactttatttgtagattaagtttgaaaaaattttaaatataaataaaattgaataattttcaatattttatgaatacatgttatattaaaaataaaaaatatagaataaatttattgcaaaattaatttttgagaatattgaaaattcattgattttagatctgatttcttttcttcttgtatattttcaattaaaattttttcaaaaacgaaaatgacaaaattttattctattttttattcattttcattttaatttcttatagataatttatttatttctaattaggAATATTCGTTtagtcaattttatttatatttgaaagtattttaaatttgaattattaaaaaaattttgaatgaaaaaatattttttttttctattcatttttgcataaaaaatcattcttatttatttcatccatcttaagtaatttatataaataataaatttataataaatattgtacataCACAGGTAATTGTGCAGCTTGTGCTACCCCTTCTGAGAGATTAAGTATAAAATCTTGTATGAAATTCTCTACAGATACAGGAACTACTTCCTGTCTTCCACGACTGCTGTTCAACatagaaataatcaaataggaattatttatagattgttttatataaaaccaaCAGGTGTccaaatacttataaataaagatatatataattaaaattaatataaacagatgcaatgaaaataaatatatttaagttaaaaaataatagaaatattttaatctatattttaatttttatatatatatcatatataaaattttgagtttttaaaaatatttaaattacataccTATTAGAGCGACGTGTATCTTGGGCATTACGTGACCAATGAACTCGTCTTCTACCAGCAGGACCATTATTTCTGCTAGAACTAACTGGTGTTTCAAATTGATTGGAAAATTCCATCTCATATTCCCCTCTCAGAGGAACATCTGCATAGCGTTCCCAAagctatataataaatatttaataaaaataaaaataaaatatctaggaatgtaataaaattaaaaaacagaaGAGTATCGAGATTTaacaacattatttatatcatttataacacAATTGGTTATAACACTATTTACTATTATAGTTGTTATTACATCATCtatgaaaattgttatttacatCATCTATGTCACTATTGATGTGCATTCCAGATCCACTATCACTGCTGTCACTTTCCAATTCCTC
This window encodes:
- the LOC550689 gene encoding E3 ubiquitin-protein ligase RNF126-A isoform X1 — protein: MAEAVVDGAMSRFFCHKCSIEIERLLPDYTCPRCSSGFIEELESDSSDSGSGMHINSDIDDLWERYADVPLRGEYEMEFSNQFETPVSSSRNNGPAGRRRVHWSRNAQDTRRSNSSRGRQEVVPVSVENFIQDFILNLSEGVAQAAQLPVFNIRLFLGNPGDYVWGQDGLDAIVTQLLNQIDGTGPPPLPRKQIDEIPTVTVNQYHVDSKLQCSVCWEDFKLSEPVKQLPCLHLYHAPCIVPWLELHGTCPICRQHLGSQNSTEVHQDNTVGRSLVALFRATNESNNTRTSSTSSSSGNNSSSNSSSEI
- the LOC550689 gene encoding E3 ubiquitin-protein ligase RNF126 isoform X3, giving the protein MAEAVVDGAMSRFFCHKCSIEIERLLPDYTCPRCSSGFIEELESDSSDSGSGMHINSDIDDLWERYADVPLRGEYEMEFSNQFETPVSSSRNNGPAGRRRVHWSRNAQDTRRSNSSRGRQEVVPVSVENFIQDFILNLSEGVAQAAQLPVLFLGNPGDYVWGQDGLDAIVTQLLNQIDGTGPPPLPRKQIDEIPTVTVNQYHVDSKLQCSVCWEDFKLSEPVKQLPCLHLYHAPCIVPWLELHGTCPICRQHLGSQNSTEVHQDNTVGRSLVALFRATNESNNTRTSSTSSSSGNNSSSNSSSEI
- the LOC550689 gene encoding E3 ubiquitin-protein ligase RNF126 isoform X4, translated to MAEAVVDGAMSRFFCHKCSIEIERLLPDYTCPRCSSGFIEELESDSSDSGSGMHINSDIDDLWERYADVPLRGEYEMEFSNQFETPVSSSRNNGPAGRRRVHWSRNAQDTRRSNSRGRQEVVPVSVENFIQDFILNLSEGVAQAAQLPVLFLGNPGDYVWGQDGLDAIVTQLLNQIDGTGPPPLPRKQIDEIPTVTVNQYHVDSKLQCSVCWEDFKLSEPVKQLPCLHLYHAPCIVPWLELHGTCPICRQHLGSQNSTEVHQDNTVGRSLVALFRATNESNNTRTSSTSSSSGNNSSSNSSSEI
- the LOC550689 gene encoding E3 ubiquitin-protein ligase RNF126-A isoform X2, whose product is MAEAVVDGAMSRFFCHKCSIEIERLLPDYTCPRCSSGFIEELESDSSDSGSGMHINSDIDDLWERYADVPLRGEYEMEFSNQFETPVSSSRNNGPAGRRRVHWSRNAQDTRRSNSRGRQEVVPVSVENFIQDFILNLSEGVAQAAQLPVFNIRLFLGNPGDYVWGQDGLDAIVTQLLNQIDGTGPPPLPRKQIDEIPTVTVNQYHVDSKLQCSVCWEDFKLSEPVKQLPCLHLYHAPCIVPWLELHGTCPICRQHLGSQNSTEVHQDNTVGRSLVALFRATNESNNTRTSSTSSSSGNNSSSNSSSEI